ATACACTCCTAGGCTTGTCCCATAAAAAAGGGAGACAACCAAGAGGTGAGATGCACAGGTAGAAAATGCCTTATACTTCCCCTGAGCTGATGGGATTCCACAGATGGAGGCCACTATCTTAGAGTAAGAATAAAGGATATAAGCAAAGGGACCACCACCCAGGAGCACAGCTCCAAAATACATCACCATGTTATTAAGAAAGGTGTCAGAACAAGCAAGTTGCACCATCTGattgagttcacagaaaaagtgagGGATTTCCAAGTCTGGACAGAAAGACAGCCGCAACACCATTAAGCATTGTAACAAGGAATACAGGACactcatgatccaggacaccagaaccagcagtccacagagccgggggttcatgatgaccatgtagtgcaaggggtggcagatggccacaaaccggtcataggccatcacagTCAGAAGGAAGTTGTCCAGTGCCACAAACAATACGAAAAAATACATCTGGGTGATGCAGCCTTTATAGGTTATGACTTtgctctgtgtctggatgttcCACAGCATCTTTGTGAcggtggtggaggtgaaacagatgtctaccaaggacaggttggagaggaagaagtacatgggtctgtagaggtgggagtctgagctgatGGCCAGGGTGATGAGAAGGTTTCCAAACACAGtgatcaggtacatggagaggaacAGTCCAAATATGAGGGGTTGCAATTCTGGTTCCTCTGATAAtcccagaagaagaaattctgaaaatCCTGTGAGGTTCCCTAGTTCCATGTGGTGGAGTTGACTACCAGGATATAGGAGAAGTAACATGATTAATTTTCCCACAAGACAGCATTTGTAACCTAGCATAAATGCTACCTTCTATATTTTGGAATCAAGGAACTAATTTCCGTATTTCATGTATGGCTGGTTTCCTTTAGAATATCTCTAGTCCAATTTCTCAATACAGTTTTCTTTTCCATGtgaagacacatatataattctgTGTCATACTCAATTctttaattaatgaaataaaaaaaaagaatggcttgGTATAAAACACAGTgcggtgactatagttaataatactgtttgGTGTACTTGGAAGTAGCTAGAGTGTATATTTTAATTGTTCctataacaagaaaaaaatgtaacttttGTTGTGACAGATGTCAACCAGACATACTGTGGAGGTCATaatgcaatatatacaaatgcaGAGTCATTATGTGGTactcctgaaattaatataatgtgtTATGTCAATTATGCTTCAATTTGAGAAATTATTAAAGCAATGGAGGGAACACTGTAGGACTGACAGTTTGGACCACACAAAACTAATGAACATAATTCATTCTCCACAAACCTTTTATAATACATGTAAGAACTAAGTGGAAAACAgtcagtttgtaaaaaaaaatctctaattcttttttgaaagggcccaataaaaaaattgaataagAGAATATAGCCAACATTATTGTGATAAGTCTGCATGGTGACAGTTGATTACTAGACTTGGTGCGGCAATCACATTGTAATGTATATAAATTTTGTATCAATATGTTTTATACCTGAAACTAGCTTAATATTGTATACAAACTATACttacacaaaaagaaatgaaaacactttGATTACACTATTgaaaagcaacaaaatttcagGTACAACACAGTGAACGTTATATTGGTTGCCATCtacactttaatttaaaataaattaataaacaagtaAGGAAAATAACTTGCACAAACAAATTTTAACACAGACTTAAAATGCCTTACACACCAACAAATTTCATTGCTCATTCTTTTATGTAATGAAATATTTACAACGTGAATCTCATTATCTTACTCATTTTCACCTacctaataaatttttttaatgtgaatagCTAAGGTGAGAGAATATACTGTGAAATGTATGTCTCATGCACTGTGATAGCAAAAGTGTATTTGCAGCCTTCCTGGGTCTGGATCTTTCTCATCCATATGGAAACATAGTCTAATATGCCtcatcataaaattta
The sequence above is a segment of the Myotis daubentonii chromosome 5, mMyoDau2.1, whole genome shotgun sequence genome. Coding sequences within it:
- the LOC132234508 gene encoding olfactory receptor-like protein OLF4, which encodes MELGNLTGFSEFLLLGLSEEPELQPLIFGLFLSMYLITVFGNLLITLAISSDSHLYRPMYFFLSNLSLVDICFTSTTVTKMLWNIQTQSKVITYKGCITQMYFFVLFVALDNFLLTVMAYDRFVAICHPLHYMVIMNPRLCGLLVLVSWIMSVLYSLLQCLMVLRLSFCPDLEIPHFFCELNQMVQLACSDTFLNNMVMYFGAVLLGGGPFAYILYSYSKIVASICGIPSAQGKYKAFSTCASHLLVVSLFYGTSLGVYLSSAVTQSSHLSATASVMYTVLTPMLNPFIYSLRNKDLKRALKRLVGMAAMKGRLILGLKKCT